The DNA segment GAAATCGTCCTCTGTGGAATTCTGCTTTGTGACATCATCCAGAAGCCCTGCCTTCTGCTGGAACTCTTTTTTACTAATCAGCTTGTCGGTACCCCTGCCTGGTGTTTTTATATCCCATTTCAGAATTGCCCAACGGAAGATGATAAAGTATAAAGCAAAATATAGCGGAATTAAAATCAGCAGTGACATCGCATGAACCTTAGCAGGCTGTAATACGTTTGGTATCATAAAAATCAATGCAAAGCCCTGAATGGATACCTTAGTCGCCTCGGTCAGTACAAAGGCAAGTCCTGTCATTGGTACATGTACCAGATAATACAGTAATGGATTTGCGAACAATACCGTAAATTCCATAGGCTCCGTAACACCGACAACGGATGCAGTAAATACAGCAGGCACCAGTATGGCAAGTGCTTTTTTACGATTTTCTTTTTTTGCACAGAAATACATTGCAACAGCGGCACCAGGCCATGCGCCCAGATTCATTACAATACGTCCGCTTGTAAAATTTCTAACCAGATAATGAGTTGCTGTGGCAGAACCAATGACAGCATTTTCGATATTTTTCGTACCAAGAATCATCTGTCCATCCACAAGCATCTTTCCACCAAGCTCGGTATACTGCAGCGGGAAGGTTACTAAGTGATGCATTCCAAAAGGAAGAAGAGCTCTGTCTACAACACCATATACAAAGGTTCCTACAAGACCACTCTTTCCGATAAACACAGCAACATACTGAATAACATCATTGATAACCGGCCACACGTAATAGATTATCGTACCCTCCAGCGCCGCAAAAAAGGGAATAATCAAAATGATAAATTTTGGCCCTGCGAAAAATGAAAACAGATTCGGTAATTTGATATCTCCCCATTTATTCATCAGGATACCTGTTGTTGCACCACAGATGATCGCCCCGAAGATACTCATATCATAGGTGAATACGCCAAGGACATTTGTCCAAAGCTTGGAAAATACGATAGCCGCATCCGATGTCATCCCCATTTTCATCAGTGCTTCCGGTACGACAGTATCCGGTGTATACCCATGTGCCCCCGCATTAACCGAGATAATCGTATTCACACACATCAGCATGAATACACCGGCAAATGCTGCATAGCCTTTATTATTTTTTGATAAACCAAAGGATATCCCTGCGACAAACCATAAAGGAAGGTTTCCCATTATCATACTTGCGATTTTCATAAACATCAGCGCAATCGTATGCGGAATAGTACCTGCGGTGAATATATAATTGACAAATGGACTGGCAAAGCCCATCAAAAGTCCGCAGACGACAAGCACGATGATGGGAATCATCATTGCGCCCGCAACATACTGGAAGCTTCCGGTAAAGTGGGATAGATATTTTTTCATTGTTCCTTCTCCTCTTTTCTTTCACTGATACACAAAACGGTAAGCGCTTACGCACATTTATTATAGATTTTGCATAAAAAAAAGACAATGACCCGGATGTATGGGAATTGTCTTTTCAACAAGAGTAATTTTTTACATCACAGCTGTGGGAACTGCATACGCGGATCCTTTACCAATCTGTGGAAATTCAGCTTCTGAAAGTATTCATGTATCTGCTTATTACAGTATACGATATCATGGTAATTCATACATTTGGGTATCACCAGTACCGGTAATTCCGTTAAAGCAGGCAGAGGAACACTTGACAATACGAGATCATACCTGCTCCATGTGCAATTATCCATCTGTCGAATTACTTCCGTATCTATAATCTGTGCTGATAACAGATAGGACTGCAGCTGAATCTGCAGATATTCCAATTCTATGGTGTTGCAGTCATGCAGCAAAATACAGCGAAGCGGGCGCTTTTCTTTTTCCACAATCCCTGCCAGCAAAATCGTCAGGTGATATACAAATTTATCGTAATAGCAGATATCGTAGTGCTCGATAATCAAATCCGCCATTTCCTTTGCAAATATGGAAAGCACCTTAAAATGTGAGGTGAATTCCACATAATAGTCATGACCTGCCTGCTGCTTTTCATGTATCTGGTATACAAGCTCCCGCTGCATAATATGGATCAGCTGTGTGAAAAACTGGTCGATATGCTCATCGTGCAATGCCAGATGCTCCTGAAGATAGCTGTAAAGCTGCTGTAAAATCTGATCATCCACCTGTTCTGTAATACAAAGGGAATTCAGCTCCAGATGCTCCTGACAGGAATCACTTACAATAAGCAGAGAAAGAAAATACATCGCTTCGCTTTCCGGCAAACGGATATGAAATTCACGTAGACAGTATTCCTGCAGAAAGGCTATAAGGTGATGCTGATCGATCAGCTGAATCAAGTGAATTCGTTTTTCCGGAAGCTGGATCGTATAGCCCTCCTGATAGCGAACCAGTATGATTTGCAGACTGCGTTTAAAAAAGACAGTATCTGTATTCAGAAATGTGACGGATAATTGCTCCTGCAGCTCATTCATTAAAGTATCCATCGCAGCTGACCAGTCTGTTTTATCATAATACTGCAGACATTTTTGCAATTTCAAAGTATCCAGAAAACCTTGATTTCCATTCTGCTGCGCAAGAAACCTCTCACACTCGCTCATCCATTGTACAATGGCAAGACGATGACGCTTCTCTCCTTCACTGACACGCAGACCTCTTGTTCTGGATTTACATACATGCAGCTGATATGTGGACAGCCAGGAATCCGCAGCATCACAAATCTTATAAATAGATGGTCGGGAAAGATGCAGGATATCCTGTAATTCACTAATGCGGATCAAATCACCCTCATTCAAAAGTAAATGCAGCAAATAAAGAAGACGCTCCTTCTGAAAAGCAGGCTGTTCCATATCCATACGAAGCTGCGCTGCAAGGGCTCTGCGATAATTTTCTTCACCATTCAAAAGAAAACCTCTCCCTTTTTTTCCAATAAGTTCAAGTCCGTATTTCACTGCCTCCTGATGTACCATCGGCATATAATTATTCACTGTTTTCCTTGATACACCGAGAGCTTCGGCGAGCTTTTCACTTGTCATGTATTCTTTTTGTTGTAATAGAAGATGTAATATTTGCTTATTCAGTTCCTTTTCCTTCATAACCATCACCGTCTCCATTATAACAGATTTCCTGTATAAGGATGAAACAACGAAATAGCAGCCTGTATGAATCAAAAAGAAATATGTCTTCGATCTCTTTGAATCAAAAAGAAGACTATCATAAGTACAGCCCAACCTCAAAAGCCTTTTTACCTTAATTCTCGATATTCGTCTGATTAAATAAAAAAACTGAATACCATATCGCGGAATCCTTTATAGAATTCTACAGCTGCATCCAGTCTCTTTCCAAATTTTTATATGCAGGGGTTACTCCTGCTTATGATCATGTATAATTTTCTTCCCCGGAACCTCATGACAATGGCGGCATCTGGCTTCGTACTGCTCACTTGCACCAACCAGAATGATCGGATCATCATAACGGGCAGGTCTTCCATCAATCAGACGCTGGCTTCTTGTGGCAGGCGCTCCGCATTTTGTACATACCGCTGTCAGCTTTGTCACGAATTCCGCATGTGTAAACAGCTGTGGCATGACACTGAATGGCTCACCACGAAAATCCATATCTAATCCCGCAACCATAACACGCTTACCATGATCCGCAAAGTAATCACATATTTCTACAATCTCCTCATCGAAAAACTGTACCTCGTCGATTGCAATCACATCATAGCTGTCATCTATGTAATCAAAAATCTCGTGTGCACGGGATATCACAAAGCTTTTCGCTGTGCTTCCGCAATGTGACACAACACAATCCTCACTGTAGCGATCGTCAATCTTTGGCTTGAATACGGCAATCTTTTTTTTCGCATATTCCAGTACCTTGATCCGGCGAATCAGTTCCTCTGTCTTTCCTGCAAACATACAGCCGGATATAACCTCCAGCCAGCCTTCCTTATACTGCTGATACATAACGACACTCCTCACTAACATTACGATTTGTATTATATCATAAAGTGATTCCCGTATGTACAATTTACATCTGTTACTTAGCTTACATTTTCTTTCATCCTAAAATCTGACCTTTTAACATTTTTTATCCATTCTCTGGTAATCTTCAGTGTATGCTATAGACGGATTTGTAAAAGAAAAGAGGCGACAGCCTCTCTTCCATTGTTATTGTTGTTATTTAAGTCCGTATTTTTTATTGAATTTTTCAATACGTCCCTGTGCAGCAGCAAATCTCTGACGTCCGGTATAGAATGGATGGCAGTTTGAACAAGTATCAACACGCAGCTCTTTGCTTGTTGAACCAGTTTCAAATTCAGCTCCACAAGAAGTACATTTTACCATAATACGGTGGTACTCTGGATGAATTCCTTTTTTCATTTTAACTCTCCTTCCGCCTTAAACCTCAGGTGGGTTCAAAGTAAGTGCTATATAATTATAACAATAAGTTTCAGCGAAAGCAATAGGTTTTTTGTAAAATCATGTAGATTTCCCACACAGGCATTTTTGAATTTCAGCTTTCCCGTCAGTTCTTAAAACCAGTGAACTTTTCTGTATGTTTCAGTTCATCCATCAGCTTTTGGAGATAGTCCTTATTCTTTTTATTCACTTTAAGTGTGTACCTGCGATAAACCTTTGATTTATTTTGCTTAATATAGGTTATTGTAACATTATAAGACTCATCATAATACTCCTCTACATTCAGCTTGCTTGCTTTCTTTTGTACGTCCTGCATAAACTGCATAGATTCTGTATCCTGAATGACGGTACTATAGCCATCATAATATTCCTTTTTCTTGGTATCATGAAACCGCATGCCGTTATCATCCTCTATAATGTAATTATGCACATCGAATTCAATTTCCTTTACTTCTGCCAGAGAAGGGAATTCCTTTACCATACCCAGCCCCTTTGTCTGTGTATACAAATAGCTAAAGCCGAAGGTTCCAATATAGAGCAATGCAAATACGATTACATGAAGCTTTTTTATCTGTATTTTACGATTTGAGAAGAAAATCATACAGAAGTAGGCAACCAGGATGATAAGACTTGGCACAATCACACCGCCATCGATATTCATAACAAATAGTATCATACAGAAGGTGATTACAGTGATAATCACCGGGTAGCCAAACAGGGAGACCGTGCGCTGCTCCGCATCCTCTGGCTTTCTTTCCACAAAGGATTTCCATCCAAACCAGAAGCAGAGGACGCCTATGATTCCCCAATATAGAAAGTATAGCCAGTTAAAGGTATTGATCAGGTTATCTGCTCGAAACATGTCTGTTGCCAAGGCTTGCATCGTGGTAAATAGAAAAGCATAGATGGTACTCGGCATAGAAAGCAGTATCTGAATCAATCCCATGTTTATAAATTCATTTGGTGATACACCAATATTTCCAAGAATTGTCGTTATCTGATTACTAAAGAAAATCGCCGCTGCCACTATGACAATAAACGGCATGACAACATATGCGCCATTAACCAGAATACTGTCAATCAGGTTATTGCATTTTACACTCAGAAAGGTGAAGATGGAATACTGAATCAAAAGCAGCAGGGACAGCCCCAGGAAAAATAGCAGGGGAATTGCCATATGCAGCAGCCTTGCTCTGTAACCAAAGCCCAGCATAACCAGATACCCCAATAGATAGTTGATCAGCAGAGGAACATATAAGACAATCAAACCGCTGATATAATTAAACAAAAACAGATGTTTTCTTTGTATTGGCAGGGAGAAGTACAGCTCATGACTTCTTTTCTTATACAGATAACGGAAATTATAAATCGGTAACAGATAGGACAGGATACACCCTCCCGCACAGGCTGCAGCTCCCAGAGCGATAAAGCCCGTATAAAATGTATCTTCAGAATAGGGGTTGCGTGGAAGCCCGAAATAATTAAAGGTAAAGAACGGCATCATCAGAAACAAAATAATAAAAACCAGTATTAACTGCCGTTTATTGCTATTTATATAATAGCGCAGATAGGCTTTTAAATCATTCATCATAAACACCATACCCCTTCTTTTCCATTTCATAAATAAAGACTTCCTCCAGATTGACATTCAGAACTTCCATCATTAAAGGATTCATCGTATTCAGATAGTTTTTGATTTTTTCAATATCTCCCTTAACAACCAGATTCACAACCCGTGACTGGATATGCATCGACAACAAATC comes from the Erysipelotrichaceae bacterium 66202529 genome and includes:
- a CDS encoding PTS mannose transporter subunit IIC; amino-acid sequence: MKKYLSHFTGSFQYVAGAMMIPIIVLVVCGLLMGFASPFVNYIFTAGTIPHTIALMFMKIASMIMGNLPLWFVAGISFGLSKNNKGYAAFAGVFMLMCVNTIISVNAGAHGYTPDTVVPEALMKMGMTSDAAIVFSKLWTNVLGVFTYDMSIFGAIICGATTGILMNKWGDIKLPNLFSFFAGPKFIILIIPFFAALEGTIIYYVWPVINDVIQYVAVFIGKSGLVGTFVYGVVDRALLPFGMHHLVTFPLQYTELGGKMLVDGQMILGTKNIENAVIGSATATHYLVRNFTSGRIVMNLGAWPGAAVAMYFCAKKENRKKALAILVPAVFTASVVGVTEPMEFTVLFANPLLYYLVHVPMTGLAFVLTEATKVSIQGFALIFMIPNVLQPAKVHAMSLLILIPLYFALYFIIFRWAILKWDIKTPGRGTDKLISKKEFQQKAGLLDDVTKQNSTEDDFIAGIVESFGGAANMLNVENCATRLRVEVKDTKLVADKQFWLENREAIGVVVNGSKYQIIYGPRVTNICSQVKQYLEKNANK
- a CDS encoding HTH domain-containing protein; translation: METVMVMKEKELNKQILHLLLQQKEYMTSEKLAEALGVSRKTVNNYMPMVHQEAVKYGLELIGKKGRGFLLNGEENYRRALAAQLRMDMEQPAFQKERLLYLLHLLLNEGDLIRISELQDILHLSRPSIYKICDAADSWLSTYQLHVCKSRTRGLRVSEGEKRHRLAIVQWMSECERFLAQQNGNQGFLDTLKLQKCLQYYDKTDWSAAMDTLMNELQEQLSVTFLNTDTVFFKRSLQIILVRYQEGYTIQLPEKRIHLIQLIDQHHLIAFLQEYCLREFHIRLPESEAMYFLSLLIVSDSCQEHLELNSLCITEQVDDQILQQLYSYLQEHLALHDEHIDQFFTQLIHIMQRELVYQIHEKQQAGHDYYVEFTSHFKVLSIFAKEMADLIIEHYDICYYDKFVYHLTILLAGIVEKEKRPLRCILLHDCNTIELEYLQIQLQSYLLSAQIIDTEVIRQMDNCTWSRYDLVLSSVPLPALTELPVLVIPKCMNYHDIVYCNKQIHEYFQKLNFHRLVKDPRMQFPQL
- a CDS encoding thymidine kinase is translated as MYQQYKEGWLEVISGCMFAGKTEELIRRIKVLEYAKKKIAVFKPKIDDRYSEDCVVSHCGSTAKSFVISRAHEIFDYIDDSYDVIAIDEVQFFDEEIVEICDYFADHGKRVMVAGLDMDFRGEPFSVMPQLFTHAEFVTKLTAVCTKCGAPATRSQRLIDGRPARYDDPIILVGASEQYEARCRHCHEVPGKKIIHDHKQE
- the rpmE gene encoding 50S ribosomal protein L31; this encodes MKKGIHPEYHRIMVKCTSCGAEFETGSTSKELRVDTCSNCHPFYTGRQRFAAAQGRIEKFNKKYGLK